In Bacteroidota bacterium, a single genomic region encodes these proteins:
- a CDS encoding succinate dehydrogenase cytochrome b subunit has protein sequence MSQSKKFLESSLGKKVIMGLTGLFLITFLVVHCGVNACIFANDGGLLFNTAAHFMGTNILIRTTEIVLFFGIILHIVQALILTLNNAKARPVKYAKTNASANSTWYSRSMGLLGTLLLLFLILHLGHFWVKSRFTGLPGLDANGHDNLYAEMKIVFSYGGAVAVYVLGMISLAYHLLHGFQSAFQTLGLNHKNFTPFIKKLGIAFSIIVPLIFALMPLAMYFHWIN, from the coding sequence ATGAGTCAATCAAAAAAATTTTTGGAATCATCTCTAGGTAAAAAAGTAATAATGGGCCTTACCGGTCTATTTTTAATCACTTTTTTAGTTGTACACTGCGGTGTAAATGCTTGTATTTTTGCCAACGATGGCGGTCTACTATTTAATACTGCCGCACATTTCATGGGTACCAACATCCTTATTCGTACTACCGAAATAGTGCTTTTTTTCGGAATCATCCTTCACATTGTTCAAGCTTTAATCCTAACACTTAATAATGCTAAAGCGCGCCCGGTAAAATATGCTAAAACCAATGCAAGCGCCAATAGTACCTGGTATTCACGCAGTATGGGTTTACTCGGAACTCTCTTATTGTTGTTTCTGATTTTGCACTTAGGGCATTTTTGGGTAAAAAGCCGTTTTACCGGTTTACCCGGATTAGATGCCAACGGGCACGATAATTTATACGCCGAAATGAAAATTGTTTTTTCTTATGGTGGTGCAGTAGCAGTATATGTATTAGGTATGATTTCATTAGCTTACCACTTGCTTCATGGCTTTCAATCCGCTTTTCAAACCCTTGGATTAAACCATAAAAATTTTACCCCATTTATTAAAAAATTAGGAATTGCATTCTCCATTATTGTTCCTTTGATTTTTGCGCTTATGCCACTGGCAATGTACTTTCATTGGATAAACTAA
- a CDS encoding aminopeptidase P family protein encodes MKYNPINSKLFIENRARFAKKLKSNSIAVFNSNDILPTNADGSMGFRQNSDLFYLSGIDQEESILVIFPDAKDSHHREVLFLKETNAHIAIWEGHKYTKAEATAASGIQTIYWLHEFNTLFKTLLFRAENVYLNTNEHTRATIETETRDARFIKWCKDNFPLHKYERSAPIMHHLRAIKSKYEIELIQQACNITEKGFRRLLKFIKPGVKEYEIEAELIHEFIRNRSQGFAYGPIIASGASACVLHYVENNRECKNGDVILLDVAAEYGNYASDLTRCLPVNGKFTKRQKDVYNAVLRVMKAATKMLVVGNTIEKYHVEVGKLMEKELIGLGLLDAKAVAKQDKNKPLYKKYFMHGTSHFLGLDVHDVGDFKRPLEEGMVFTCEPGIYIPEESLGIRIENNILVTKKGPVDLMKNIPLEVEEIERLMQQK; translated from the coding sequence ATGAAATACAACCCCATTAACTCAAAATTGTTCATCGAAAATCGTGCACGTTTCGCGAAAAAATTAAAATCAAATTCAATTGCGGTATTTAACAGTAATGATATATTGCCTACGAATGCGGATGGTTCGATGGGCTTTCGGCAAAATTCGGACTTGTTTTATTTGTCGGGTATTGATCAGGAAGAAAGCATACTTGTTATTTTTCCTGATGCAAAAGACTCGCATCACCGCGAAGTTTTATTTTTAAAGGAAACCAATGCGCATATTGCAATTTGGGAGGGACATAAATATACTAAAGCAGAAGCAACTGCTGCATCAGGAATCCAAACTATTTATTGGTTGCATGAATTTAATACCCTCTTTAAAACGCTCTTGTTTCGTGCTGAAAATGTGTATTTGAATACCAATGAACATACACGAGCGACAATTGAAACGGAGACAAGAGATGCTCGATTTATTAAGTGGTGTAAGGATAATTTTCCTTTGCATAAATACGAGCGCTCGGCGCCAATTATGCATCATTTACGAGCAATTAAATCAAAGTATGAAATTGAATTAATACAGCAAGCATGTAACATTACAGAAAAGGGCTTTAGAAGGTTATTGAAATTTATTAAGCCGGGTGTGAAAGAATATGAAATTGAAGCGGAATTGATTCATGAATTTATTCGTAATCGTTCACAAGGATTTGCGTATGGGCCAATTATCGCTTCAGGTGCAAGTGCTTGTGTTTTGCATTATGTAGAGAATAATCGCGAATGTAAAAACGGCGATGTGATATTGCTTGATGTGGCAGCAGAGTATGGTAATTACGCATCTGATTTAACCCGTTGTTTGCCGGTAAACGGAAAGTTTACAAAACGCCAAAAGGATGTATATAATGCTGTTTTGCGTGTGATGAAAGCAGCAACGAAGATGTTGGTTGTTGGTAATACAATTGAGAAGTATCATGTGGAAGTTGGAAAATTGATGGAGAAGGAATTAATTGGACTTGGATTATTAGATGCGAAAGCAGTTGCCAAACAGGATAAGAATAAGCCTTTGTATAAAAAATATTTCATGCATGGCACCTCACATTTTTTAGGATTAGATGTACATGATGTGGGTGATTTCAAGCGCCCACTAGAGGAAGGCATGGTATTTACATGTGAACCCGGAATTTATATTCCGGAAGAAAGTTTAGGTATCCGAATTGAGAATAATATTTTGGTAACTAAAAAAGGACCGGTGGATTTGATGAAAAATATTCCATTGGAAGTGGAAGAGATTGAGCGTTTGATGCAACAAAAGTGA
- a CDS encoding fumarate reductase/succinate dehydrogenase flavoprotein subunit has translation MKLDSKIPAGPLAEKWTKHKSSIKLVNPANKRKLEVIVIGTGLAGASAAASLAELGYKVKAFCYQDSPRRAHSIAAQGGINSAKNYKNDGDSVYRLFYDTIKGGDFRAREANVHRLAEVSVNIIDQCVAQGVPFAREYGGLLDNRSFGGSQVSRTFYARGQTGQQLLLGAYSALSRQVGLKNVEMFNRHEMVELVNIDGKARGIIARNLVTGELERHFGHAVVLASGGYGNVFFLSTNAMGCNVTAIWKAYKQGAFFGNPCFTQIHPTCIPVSGDYQSKLTLMSESLRNDGRVWVPKAKGDKRKPQDIPEEERDYYLERKYPSYGNLAPRDIASRAAKEACDDGRGVGESGLAVYLDFAAAIKRLGKNVIEERYGNLFDMYAHITNENPYEVPMRIYPAVHYTMGGLWVDYNLMTTVPGLYATGEANFSDHGANRLGASALMQGLADGYFVLPYTIGEYLAGEIFTKAIPTDHPAFIDAENNAKARMEKLLSIKGTKTVDDYHKELGKIMWDYCGMARTAEGLTKAKGMIKELRKEFWSNVKVTGGMNELNPDLEKAGRVADFIELGELMVNDAFQRNESCGGHFRTEYQDEGEAKRNDENYAYVAAWEFKGIDNEPEVHKEELVYENIKLATRSYK, from the coding sequence ATGAAATTAGATAGTAAAATTCCTGCAGGTCCGCTTGCTGAAAAATGGACAAAACATAAATCCAGCATTAAACTGGTAAACCCGGCGAATAAAAGAAAACTGGAAGTTATTGTGATTGGAACCGGACTTGCCGGTGCCTCTGCTGCTGCCAGCTTAGCTGAGTTGGGCTATAAAGTAAAAGCATTTTGCTACCAAGATAGCCCGCGCAGAGCACACAGTATTGCTGCTCAAGGCGGAATTAATTCTGCCAAAAATTATAAAAACGACGGAGATAGCGTGTATCGCTTGTTTTACGATACCATTAAAGGTGGCGATTTTCGTGCCCGCGAAGCAAATGTGCATCGGCTAGCCGAAGTAAGTGTAAATATTATTGATCAATGTGTTGCACAAGGTGTTCCTTTTGCGCGCGAATACGGCGGCTTACTCGATAACCGTAGCTTTGGCGGCTCTCAGGTTTCACGTACTTTTTACGCACGTGGTCAAACCGGACAGCAACTCCTATTAGGCGCTTACTCCGCATTGAGTCGTCAAGTTGGACTTAAAAATGTTGAAATGTTTAACCGTCATGAGATGGTTGAACTGGTTAATATCGATGGCAAAGCACGCGGAATTATTGCTCGAAATCTGGTAACCGGCGAATTAGAGCGTCACTTTGGACATGCGGTTGTTTTGGCAAGTGGTGGATATGGAAACGTATTTTTCTTAAGCACCAATGCCATGGGATGCAATGTAACGGCAATATGGAAAGCTTATAAGCAAGGTGCATTTTTTGGCAACCCTTGTTTCACTCAAATTCACCCAACTTGTATTCCGGTAAGTGGCGATTATCAAAGCAAACTCACCCTTATGAGCGAAAGTTTGCGTAACGATGGCCGTGTTTGGGTACCAAAAGCAAAGGGCGATAAACGTAAACCCCAAGATATTCCGGAAGAAGAAAGAGATTATTACCTCGAAAGAAAATATCCAAGTTATGGAAACCTTGCTCCTCGCGACATTGCTTCACGAGCTGCTAAAGAAGCCTGTGATGATGGTCGTGGTGTAGGCGAATCAGGCTTGGCGGTGTATTTGGATTTCGCTGCAGCGATCAAACGCTTAGGAAAAAATGTTATCGAAGAACGTTATGGAAACCTCTTCGATATGTATGCACACATCACCAACGAAAATCCTTATGAAGTGCCCATGCGCATCTATCCTGCTGTGCATTACACCATGGGTGGTCTTTGGGTGGATTATAATTTAATGACTACTGTTCCCGGCTTATACGCAACCGGCGAAGCAAACTTTAGCGATCACGGTGCTAATCGTCTTGGCGCTTCGGCATTAATGCAAGGCTTGGCCGATGGCTACTTTGTTTTACCGTATACCATCGGAGAATATTTAGCCGGTGAAATTTTCACCAAAGCAATTCCAACCGATCATCCTGCTTTTATTGATGCCGAAAATAATGCCAAAGCACGAATGGAAAAATTGCTCTCAATTAAAGGCACTAAAACAGTGGACGATTACCACAAAGAATTGGGGAAAATTATGTGGGATTATTGTGGAATGGCCCGAACTGCCGAAGGTTTAACTAAAGCAAAAGGAATGATTAAAGAATTACGCAAAGAATTCTGGAGCAATGTGAAAGTTACCGGCGGAATGAACGAACTAAACCCCGATTTAGAAAAAGCAGGCAGAGTTGCTGATTTTATTGAATTGGGCGAGCTAATGGTAAACGATGCCTTCCAACGCAATGAATCCTGTGGTGGGCATTTCCGTACCGAATATCAAGACGAAGGCGAAGCAAAACGCAACGATGAAAATTACGCCTACGTAGCAGCTTGGGAGTTTAAAGGAATTGACAATGAACCGGAAGTACATAAAGAAGAACTGGTTTACGAAAATATCAAACTAGCTACAAGAAGCTATAAATAA
- a CDS encoding acyl transferase yields the protein MKELENRIFNITSEQEFEACALEVFAFQYSENSVYRMFVDNLTIHRSSVNNLSRIPYLPISFFKSHRVHCGDKTPELVFTSSGTTGAMSSAHYVSDLELYKRSYLGSFTQFYAEPSEYCILALLPSYSERSGSSLIYMVDDLIRKSGHSKSGYYLKADEKLRDTLHELSAVKQKTLLLGVTHALFDFAEKFKLNLSNCIVMETGGMKGRRRELIRTELHQILTQAFGVTKIHSEFGMTELLSQAYSKGDGIFECPPWMRVEAREIDDPLSPALTQKTGGLNVIDLANLNSCSFISTQDLCKVYPDKSFEVLGRFDNSDIRGCNLLL from the coding sequence ATGAAGGAGTTGGAGAATCGAATCTTTAACATTACAAGTGAGCAAGAATTTGAAGCTTGTGCCTTGGAAGTTTTTGCCTTTCAATATTCCGAGAATAGCGTATATCGTATGTTTGTTGATAACCTAACGATTCACCGAAGTTCGGTAAACAATCTTTCAAGAATTCCTTATTTGCCTATCAGTTTTTTTAAGTCGCATCGCGTGCACTGTGGAGATAAGACACCTGAGCTAGTTTTCACTAGTAGCGGCACAACAGGGGCAATGAGCAGTGCGCATTATGTTAGTGATTTGGAACTCTATAAAAGGAGTTATCTTGGCTCATTCACTCAGTTCTACGCTGAACCATCTGAGTATTGCATTTTGGCTTTATTGCCTTCCTATAGCGAGCGGAGTGGATCATCACTCATTTATATGGTGGATGATTTAATACGCAAAAGTGGACATTCAAAAAGCGGTTATTATTTGAAAGCAGACGAAAAGCTGAGAGACACTTTACATGAATTAAGCGCAGTTAAACAGAAAACGCTCTTACTTGGCGTGACGCATGCTTTGTTTGATTTTGCGGAAAAATTCAAACTGAATTTAAGCAATTGTATCGTGATGGAAACAGGTGGCATGAAAGGAAGGCGAAGAGAATTAATTAGAACCGAGCTCCACCAAATTTTAACACAAGCGTTTGGAGTAACAAAAATACATTCGGAATTTGGGATGACAGAATTGTTATCTCAAGCGTATTCAAAAGGGGATGGAATTTTTGAATGCCCGCCTTGGATGCGTGTTGAAGCAAGAGAGATCGATGATCCTTTAAGTCCGGCTCTAACCCAAAAAACCGGAGGTTTAAATGTCATCGATCTCGCAAACCTCAATTCCTGCAGCTTCATTTCTACACAAGACTTGTGTAAAGTCTATCCCGACAAATCTTTTGAAGTGCTTGGCAGATTTGACAACAGCGACATTCGTGGCTGTAATCTACTACTGTAA
- a CDS encoding Lrp/AsnC ligand binding domain-containing protein — translation MPLPYQIDKLDQQILSILMKDATIPYTDIAKELLISGGTVHVRMKKLEEMGVVKGSQFVVNPMKVGYDICAFLGIFLEKGSEYNDAVARMKKIDEIVELHYLTGTYSMFAKIFCRDTNHLREVLNEKIQSIKGVSRTETFISLEESIKRQIKIG, via the coding sequence ATGCCACTTCCTTACCAAATTGATAAACTAGACCAACAGATACTTTCTATTTTGATGAAAGATGCTACCATTCCGTACACCGATATAGCAAAGGAGTTATTGATATCGGGCGGTACAGTGCATGTGCGCATGAAAAAATTAGAAGAAATGGGGGTGGTAAAAGGGTCGCAGTTTGTGGTGAATCCTATGAAAGTTGGTTATGATATATGTGCATTTTTAGGAATCTTTTTGGAGAAGGGGTCTGAATATAATGATGCAGTGGCGCGCATGAAAAAAATTGATGAGATTGTAGAACTGCATTACCTTACTGGGACTTACAGTATGTTTGCAAAGATATTTTGCAGAGACACCAACCATCTCCGCGAAGTATTAAACGAAAAAATTCAAAGTATAAAGGGTGTTTCAAGGACGGAAACCTTTATCTCGCTAGAAGAAAGTATAAAAAGGCAAATTAAAATAGGATAA
- a CDS encoding succinate dehydrogenase/fumarate reductase iron-sulfur subunit translates to MKFTLKIWRQANAKSDGKLVDYPIDNINADMSFLEMMDVLNEELIRKGETPVAFDHDCREGICGTCSMFINGRAHGPKSATTTCQLYMRNFSDGETIFIEPFRAAAFPVMKDLVVDRSSFDRIMNAGGFISVNTGQAQDANNIPVNKKDADLAMDAAACIGCGACVASCKNASAMLFVSAKVSQFALLPQGQIEREKRVLAMVNQMDEEGFGACTNTGACEAECPKEISLSNIARMNREYFAAQAND, encoded by the coding sequence ATGAAATTTACATTAAAAATATGGCGACAAGCCAATGCAAAATCCGACGGTAAATTGGTAGATTATCCTATCGATAATATTAATGCGGATATGTCCTTTTTGGAAATGATGGATGTGTTGAACGAAGAACTTATCCGTAAAGGCGAAACTCCGGTAGCATTTGATCACGATTGCCGTGAAGGTATTTGCGGTACTTGCAGCATGTTTATTAACGGTCGCGCACATGGTCCTAAAAGCGCCACTACCACTTGTCAATTGTACATGCGTAATTTCAGTGATGGCGAAACTATTTTTATTGAACCCTTTCGTGCAGCCGCTTTTCCGGTGATGAAGGATTTGGTTGTGGACCGCTCCTCTTTTGATAGAATCATGAATGCAGGCGGATTTATTTCTGTAAATACCGGTCAAGCTCAAGATGCCAACAATATTCCGGTAAATAAAAAAGATGCCGACTTAGCTATGGATGCCGCTGCATGTATTGGATGTGGAGCTTGTGTTGCCAGTTGCAAAAATGCCAGTGCCATGCTTTTTGTGAGTGCAAAAGTTTCCCAGTTTGCATTGCTACCCCAAGGTCAAATTGAACGTGAAAAACGTGTTTTAGCAATGGTGAATCAAATGGATGAAGAAGGTTTTGGAGCCTGCACAAATACCGGTGCTTGCGAAGCAGAATGCCCTAAAGAAATTTCGCTTAGCAACATTGCACGTATGAACCGTGAATATTTTGCAGCGCAGGCTAACGATTAA
- a CDS encoding alpha/beta hydrolase translates to MMQTVPFKYGKISYQVKGKGRAIVLLHGFLESSQIWSEYAERLSKVYKVILIDLPGHGESECFGYVHRMELMAQSVKAVLDSLHLRRYILVGHSMGGYVALAFAELYSDNLKGMVLFHSTALPDSKEKKRDREKAIEFVKKNPKVYAQEATKKLFAPLNVDLFRNKVELAQSISVRTSQQGIIAALEGMKVRKNREVVLKFARYPVLFIAGKLDTTIPFERIKPLFSLAKNTYTQTLENAGHMGFFEAETETLRATKKFARVCFRTPY, encoded by the coding sequence GTGATGCAAACCGTACCCTTCAAATACGGAAAAATTTCTTACCAAGTAAAAGGTAAAGGCCGTGCCATTGTGCTTTTGCATGGTTTTTTAGAATCGTCGCAAATTTGGAGTGAGTATGCGGAACGACTTTCAAAGGTGTATAAAGTAATTTTAATTGACTTACCTGGCCATGGTGAAAGCGAGTGTTTTGGATATGTGCATCGGATGGAATTGATGGCTCAAAGTGTGAAAGCGGTGCTCGACAGTTTGCATTTAAGACGCTATATTTTGGTTGGCCATTCAATGGGTGGGTATGTAGCTTTAGCTTTTGCAGAATTGTATTCCGATAATTTGAAAGGAATGGTTTTATTTCATTCCACTGCCTTGCCTGATTCTAAAGAGAAAAAGCGTGATCGCGAAAAGGCTATTGAATTTGTAAAAAAGAATCCTAAAGTTTATGCGCAAGAAGCTACAAAGAAATTGTTCGCACCCTTAAATGTGGATCTCTTTAGGAACAAGGTTGAACTTGCTCAAAGCATTAGTGTGCGCACTTCGCAGCAAGGTATAATAGCAGCATTGGAAGGAATGAAAGTGCGTAAAAATCGAGAAGTGGTATTGAAATTTGCACGCTATCCGGTATTGTTTATTGCAGGTAAATTAGATACTACAATTCCATTTGAGCGAATTAAACCCTTATTTTCATTAGCTAAAAATACCTACACACAAACCTTGGAAAATGCGGGGCACATGGGATTTTTTGAAGCGGAAACGGAAACGTTGAGGGCGACTAAAAAATTTGCGCGCGTTTGTTTTCGCACACCTTATTAA